From the Candidatus Bathyarchaeota archaeon genome, one window contains:
- a CDS encoding 2-oxoacid:ferredoxin oxidoreductase subunit alpha → MKKSMNWMAGGPQGSGVDTAANIFGRACGYGGLYVFGRREYHSNIKGLHSYFHLRMSDEELLANVDAVDLLAAFDAETVVRHIEEVVPEGGVIVDSQTLSTKALDIQTLPPEFKAELQKYMQQNGIGETINDFLNHAKQKNIQTFAVPYLELLNQIGEKLGIEQISKITRMINVLTIGISFALLNYDKELVERAVQATFSHKEKIAKMNITALNHAYDYAEKNLPKFNHKLQKTGDTQQRLFLTGNQAVAMGKVLGGCRVQTYYPITPAADESEYLEANEILKTSGEDEAIIVIQTEDEIAAINSASGACLAGARAATSTSGPGLSLMAEGLSWAGQCEVPVVLTCYQRGAPATGLPTRHGQADMQFALHAGHGEFARIILASGDIQECFYDAAKVFNLAEKYQMPVIHLLDKAMANCSQTYPVFDYGKFKIDRGALVGEKDLEGKEYKRFEFTESGISPRATLGTKNGLHWYAGDEHNEVGHISEEPFNRKKMVEKRMKKLDLVVKEVPLEDKVKLFGDVDAENMVVSWGSPKGAIIEALQMLKEEGFKAGLMQVRLINPLPKAEIQKALSGKKRIIDVEHNYCGQIGEVIKQHTGIAPNYHVLKYTGRPMTTTEVYEAIKLVLSDKAKERQVLMFGS, encoded by the coding sequence ATGAAGAAAAGTATGAATTGGATGGCTGGTGGTCCGCAGGGTAGTGGTGTGGATACTGCCGCGAATATTTTTGGCAGAGCCTGTGGCTATGGCGGATTGTATGTTTTTGGAAGAAGAGAATATCACAGCAACATTAAGGGGTTGCATAGCTATTTTCATTTGCGAATGTCAGATGAGGAGTTGCTGGCAAATGTTGATGCGGTGGATTTGCTTGCGGCGTTTGACGCAGAAACCGTGGTTAGGCACATCGAAGAGGTTGTGCCAGAAGGCGGTGTTATAGTTGATTCCCAAACGCTCAGCACCAAAGCTTTAGATATCCAAACGTTGCCCCCAGAATTCAAAGCCGAACTCCAAAAGTACATGCAACAAAACGGCATCGGAGAAACCATAAACGACTTCCTAAACCACGCCAAACAAAAAAACATCCAAACCTTCGCAGTACCCTACTTGGAACTTCTTAATCAGATCGGCGAAAAACTGGGCATCGAGCAGATAAGCAAAATCACCCGCATGATAAACGTCCTCACCATCGGCATATCATTTGCGCTTTTGAACTACGACAAAGAGTTAGTGGAGCGGGCAGTGCAGGCAACGTTTTCACATAAAGAAAAAATCGCTAAAATGAACATAACCGCCCTAAACCACGCATACGACTACGCAGAGAAGAACCTGCCAAAATTCAACCATAAACTGCAAAAAACAGGCGATACGCAGCAGAGGCTTTTCTTAACAGGCAACCAAGCCGTAGCCATGGGCAAAGTTTTGGGCGGATGCCGAGTTCAAACTTACTACCCGATTACGCCTGCAGCGGATGAAAGCGAATATTTGGAGGCGAATGAGATTTTGAAGACCAGCGGCGAAGACGAAGCCATCATAGTTATTCAAACTGAGGATGAGATTGCGGCGATTAATTCTGCGTCGGGGGCTTGCTTGGCGGGTGCGCGAGCGGCAACGTCCACTTCTGGACCAGGCTTGTCTTTGATGGCGGAGGGTCTTAGCTGGGCGGGTCAATGTGAAGTACCAGTAGTGCTGACTTGTTATCAACGGGGCGCACCTGCAACGGGGTTGCCTACACGGCATGGCCAAGCGGATATGCAGTTTGCATTGCACGCGGGTCACGGCGAATTCGCTCGCATAATCTTAGCTTCAGGCGATATTCAAGAGTGCTTCTACGACGCCGCCAAAGTCTTCAACCTCGCCGAGAAATACCAAATGCCCGTCATACACTTGCTTGACAAAGCCATGGCAAACTGCAGCCAAACCTACCCTGTCTTTGATTACGGCAAATTCAAGATTGACCGCGGCGCGCTAGTTGGCGAGAAAGACCTGGAGGGCAAAGAGTACAAACGTTTCGAGTTCACGGAGTCGGGAATTTCACCGCGGGCAACGTTGGGCACCAAGAACGGGCTGCACTGGTACGCGGGAGACGAACACAACGAGGTGGGACACATTAGCGAGGAACCGTTTAACCGCAAAAAGATGGTAGAGAAAAGAATGAAGAAACTGGATTTAGTTGTTAAGGAAGTGCCTTTGGAGGATAAAGTAAAGTTGTTTGGTGATGTGGATGCGGAGAATATGGTGGTTAGTTGGGGCTCACCCAAGGGTGCCATAATTGAAGCTTTGCAGATGCTCAAGGAAGAAGGCTTTAAGGCGGGGCTGATGCAGGTACGCCTAATTAATCCCTTGCCAAAAGCGGAGATTCAAAAGGCGCTGTCAGGCAAAAAACGCATAATTGATGTGGAGCACAACTATTGCGGGCAGATAGGCGAAGTAATTAAGCAGCACACGGGAATTGCGCCTAACTATCACGTTCTTAAGTACACGGGCAGACCCATGACCACCACTGAAGTCTACGAGGCAATCAAACTAGTTTTGTCCGATAAAGCAAAAGAAAGGCAGGTGCTTATGTTTGGTTCTTAA
- a CDS encoding phage tail protein — MPQFTVNSSRLDPYKNFKFRVKWDGRYVAGVSKMSSLRRVTEVITHREGGDPSIEHKSPGRTCYDPIVLERGVTHDVEFEQWANKVWNFGAGLGNEVALKDFRKDLVIELYNEAGQLAIAYRVYRCWVSEYQALPELDANANAIAIQTIRIENEGWERDTAVTEPTEKSQTGK, encoded by the coding sequence ATGCCTCAGTTTACTGTAAATTCTTCTCGGCTTGACCCTTACAAGAACTTCAAGTTCCGCGTGAAATGGGATGGACGTTACGTCGCGGGCGTTTCAAAAATGAGTTCGCTGCGTCGCGTCACAGAAGTTATAACGCACAGGGAAGGTGGCGACCCTAGCATTGAGCATAAATCGCCTGGTAGAACCTGCTATGACCCCATTGTTTTGGAGCGGGGCGTGACGCATGATGTAGAGTTTGAGCAGTGGGCAAACAAGGTCTGGAATTTTGGTGCAGGCTTGGGAAACGAGGTGGCTTTGAAGGATTTTCGCAAAGACTTGGTAATTGAGTTATACAACGAAGCAGGGCAGCTTGCCATCGCGTACCGGGTTTACCGCTGCTGGGTTTCAGAGTATCAGGCACTGCCCGAGTTAGATGCAAATGCAAACGCCATCGCCATCCAGACCATAAGAATCGAAAACGAAGGCTGGGAACGCGACACCGCAGTTACCGAACCCACCGAGAAATCCCAAACAGGCAAATAA
- a CDS encoding molybdopterin-dependent oxidoreductase, which yields MNNRTKGLSVVIVAVIVLATVATVYYQMPAADGQLPAGEPPEGQIRVTGEVESDQTWTVKELSELPVTNVTVPVDCVNETYVGVPLFDFCNYTGILWDAGTINVIGSQGNQATLNIYQAYNSSAYPYFYNDNVIMLAIAKDGQWLTPQTGGPIKLVAPYFQVEYQIENVAQLDFTLWTVSLSGKVETPLTINSHNLDEFESLTVEAEFAASEKRTSNWTGLPMIELLDTAGISPEASMVTIIAVDGYSKNYTLRELSQGRMLLGYAENDTPLPHADGGPFRLFATTEKYKWAQFWVKYITEIIVS from the coding sequence ATGAATAACAGGACAAAGGGTCTTTCAGTTGTTATAGTTGCAGTCATAGTTTTAGCTACTGTCGCTACGGTTTACTATCAGATGCCTGCAGCAGATGGTCAGTTGCCTGCGGGAGAACCTCCAGAAGGGCAAATCCGAGTTACAGGCGAGGTGGAGTCTGACCAAACTTGGACTGTAAAAGAACTCTCTGAACTGCCCGTAACCAACGTCACAGTACCCGTTGACTGCGTGAACGAAACCTACGTTGGCGTTCCCCTCTTTGACTTTTGCAATTACACGGGGATTCTTTGGGATGCAGGCACCATAAACGTAATTGGTTCACAGGGTAACCAAGCGACCTTAAACATTTACCAAGCCTACAACAGCAGCGCCTACCCCTACTTCTACAACGACAACGTCATCATGCTCGCCATAGCAAAAGACGGACAATGGCTAACCCCCCAAACAGGCGGACCCATAAAACTCGTAGCGCCCTACTTCCAAGTTGAATACCAAATAGAAAACGTTGCCCAACTAGACTTCACGCTGTGGACAGTTTCCCTCTCCGGCAAAGTCGAAACTCCCCTAACCATCAACTCACATAACCTTGACGAGTTTGAATCCCTAACCGTAGAAGCAGAATTTGCCGCAAGCGAAAAACGGACCTCCAACTGGACAGGTCTGCCTATGATAGAGCTGCTAGACACCGCAGGCATCTCCCCCGAAGCATCCATGGTAACCATAATCGCAGTCGACGGCTACAGCAAAAACTACACTCTACGCGAACTAAGCCAAGGACGCATGCTCCTAGGATACGCAGAAAACGACACCCCCCTACCCCACGCAGACGGAGGACCTTTCAGACTATTTGCCACCACAGAAAAATACAAATGGGCACAATTCTGGGTCAAATACATCACCGAAATCATAGTCTCATAA
- a CDS encoding ABC transporter permease yields MVWLRQNSPFIAVSFVLGSLLVLFLVVPILGSIASSAPGLTDAITDPRTLSAIWTSFYCAFTATALMLFLGVPFAYLFVRHNFFGKRILDALIDIPILIPHNTAGIALLTILGPAYPFGDILKGLGIGFVDTAWGIVIAMAFVSAPFMVRSAQEAFLSVDPAMEKGGRSLGASKFQVFAHVTLPLALRGVLTGCLLTWARAVSEFGAVVLIAYFPRTAPVYLYDVYVGQGLAAALPINGLLILLSIVILIVFRALVAKPTKVWR; encoded by the coding sequence ATGGTTTGGCTACGACAAAACTCCCCGTTCATTGCGGTCTCGTTTGTTTTAGGTTCCCTGCTGGTTTTGTTTTTGGTTGTGCCCATCTTAGGTTCCATAGCCAGCTCCGCCCCAGGCTTAACAGACGCCATAACTGACCCCCGCACCCTAAGCGCAATATGGACCAGCTTCTACTGCGCCTTTACAGCAACCGCGCTCATGCTGTTTCTGGGCGTGCCCTTCGCCTACCTGTTTGTGCGCCACAACTTTTTTGGCAAACGCATCCTAGACGCATTAATTGACATTCCGATTTTGATTCCCCACAACACCGCAGGCATCGCATTGCTCACCATCCTTGGTCCAGCTTACCCGTTTGGCGACATCCTAAAAGGCTTGGGCATAGGTTTTGTGGACACCGCTTGGGGGATTGTAATTGCTATGGCGTTTGTGAGTGCGCCGTTTATGGTTCGCAGTGCACAGGAAGCGTTTTTGTCGGTTGACCCTGCTATGGAGAAGGGCGGCAGAAGCTTGGGCGCATCTAAATTCCAAGTTTTCGCGCATGTAACCTTGCCTTTGGCTTTGCGTGGCGTGTTGACTGGGTGTTTGCTTACGTGGGCACGGGCTGTTAGCGAGTTTGGCGCAGTGGTTTTGATTGCGTATTTCCCACGCACAGCGCCAGTATACCTCTACGATGTGTATGTGGGGCAGGGGTTGGCGGCGGCGTTGCCAATTAACGGCTTGCTGATTCTGCTTAGCATCGTGATTCTGATAGTGTTTAGAGCGTTGGTTGCAAAACCGACCAAGGTATGGAGGTAA
- a CDS encoding ABC transporter ATP-binding protein, whose translation MGLKLQGISKTWQGFRLQDISLNVQDDEYFILLGPTGSGKTLLLETIMGFHRPDHGKILLNNTDITTLPPEKRRIGYVAQNSMLFPHMKVAQNVEFGLKMQRIEESVRKRKVREVLEATGIEYLAQRYPSGLSGGEKQKVALARVLAIDSETILLDEPLSALDAEAARDLRAELKRIHQTGKTILHVTHSQIEGFSLGESVGIMRQGTLVQTGKMHEVFAKPNSEFSAKFLGYENVFKANLKNRAQGVVEVEGVEVKTAGSAGEGAGFVAVRPEDIAVHIEPVVADEERNVLAGEIVDCIDQGSFVALTVEAKLTLQTLMTKSAFLESSFQTGQQVWLSFKKETVKIIP comes from the coding sequence ATGGGGTTGAAACTGCAAGGTATTTCGAAGACGTGGCAGGGGTTTAGGCTGCAAGACATCAGCTTAAATGTGCAGGACGATGAGTACTTCATACTGCTTGGACCCACAGGCTCAGGCAAAACGCTGCTGCTTGAAACCATCATGGGCTTCCACAGACCCGACCACGGCAAAATCCTCCTCAACAACACCGACATAACCACATTGCCGCCTGAGAAAAGAAGAATTGGCTACGTTGCCCAAAACAGCATGCTCTTTCCCCACATGAAAGTCGCTCAGAACGTAGAGTTTGGCTTGAAAATGCAGCGTATCGAGGAATCGGTGCGTAAGCGTAAAGTACGGGAGGTTTTGGAAGCCACGGGCATTGAGTATTTGGCGCAGCGGTATCCTTCGGGTCTAAGTGGGGGCGAAAAACAAAAAGTAGCATTGGCGCGGGTGTTGGCTATTGATTCTGAGACGATTTTGCTTGATGAGCCGCTCTCGGCGTTGGATGCGGAAGCTGCCCGTGACTTGCGCGCTGAACTAAAACGTATCCACCAAACAGGCAAAACTATACTGCATGTGACCCACAGCCAAATCGAAGGCTTCAGCTTGGGCGAGAGCGTAGGCATAATGCGGCAGGGCACGTTGGTTCAGACGGGCAAAATGCATGAAGTCTTCGCAAAACCTAACAGTGAATTTTCCGCCAAGTTCTTGGGGTACGAAAACGTCTTCAAAGCAAACTTGAAAAACCGCGCCCAAGGGGTGGTTGAAGTGGAAGGGGTAGAGGTGAAAACTGCTGGTTCCGCAGGTGAGGGGGCGGGTTTTGTTGCGGTTAGACCTGAAGACATCGCCGTGCACATAGAGCCTGTCGTCGCCGATGAGGAACGCAACGTTTTGGCGGGAGAGATAGTTGACTGTATTGATCAGGGCAGTTTTGTTGCGTTGACAGTTGAGGCAAAGTTGACGCTCCAGACATTGATGACTAAAAGCGCTTTTCTGGAGAGCAGTTTCCAAACAGGACAACAAGTCTGGCTGAGCTTCAAAAAAGAAACCGTTAAAATCATCCCATAA
- a CDS encoding 2-oxoacid:ferredoxin oxidoreductase subunit beta — translation MVLKPSAFKTDVYADWCPGCGDFGIMNGLQMAFADLGLEPHQIVLVSGIGCSGKEAHNVKCFGVHTLHGRTLPFALGIKAANPNLNVVAIGGDGDGLGIGAGHFVNAGRRNLDMTYIIHNNGVYGLTKGQASPTLQRKLQTKSLPKPNINEPVNPVGLALISGYSFVARSYAYDVRHLRDMIKQAMQHKGLAFVECLQPCPTYNNIYTKAWYTGEDRKDEQGKPQSRLYKLDEEDFKPKVNNWEEDFDKKVAALQKAQEWGDRIPIGVFYQNELEPTFQERYSQRIPFYKNRPPAKQKLSNQQGYSNVNLDAFMQNLKTL, via the coding sequence TTGGTTCTTAAACCTTCAGCTTTCAAAACCGACGTCTACGCTGACTGGTGCCCAGGATGCGGCGACTTTGGAATCATGAACGGGCTACAGATGGCGTTTGCAGATTTAGGGTTAGAACCCCACCAAATCGTATTGGTTTCAGGCATAGGATGCTCAGGCAAAGAAGCCCATAACGTCAAATGCTTTGGAGTCCACACCCTGCACGGACGCACCCTACCATTTGCGTTAGGAATCAAAGCAGCCAACCCCAACCTAAACGTGGTCGCGATAGGCGGCGATGGCGACGGCTTGGGCATAGGCGCAGGACACTTTGTTAACGCGGGGCGTCGCAACTTGGACATGACCTACATCATCCACAACAACGGCGTCTACGGATTAACCAAAGGACAAGCCTCCCCCACGTTGCAGCGCAAGTTGCAGACAAAGTCTTTGCCAAAACCCAACATCAATGAGCCTGTAAACCCTGTAGGGTTAGCTTTGATTTCGGGTTACTCTTTTGTGGCGCGTTCCTACGCTTATGATGTGAGGCATCTGCGGGATATGATAAAGCAGGCAATGCAGCACAAGGGCTTAGCGTTTGTTGAATGCCTCCAGCCCTGTCCCACCTACAACAACATCTACACCAAAGCATGGTACACAGGAGAAGACCGCAAAGACGAGCAGGGCAAGCCGCAGAGCAGACTCTACAAACTCGACGAAGAAGACTTCAAACCCAAAGTCAACAACTGGGAAGAAGACTTTGACAAAAAAGTTGCTGCCCTACAAAAAGCCCAAGAATGGGGCGACCGCATACCCATAGGTGTCTTCTACCAAAACGAACTCGAACCCACCTTCCAAGAACGCTACAGCCAAAGAATACCATTCTACAAAAACCGCCCCCCAGCCAAACAAAAACTATCAAACCAGCAAGGCTACAGCAACGTAAACCTCGACGCATTCATGCAAAACCTAAAAACCCTCTAA
- a CDS encoding OB-fold nucleic acid binding domain-containing protein, whose protein sequence is MEIKDLQDGMKRVEVEATVVMKNPPRQVQSRYKDETYTVADVIVEDTSGTIKLTLWNEQIDQVQEGDKIKIENGYITSFKGEIQLNVGKYGKLTVL, encoded by the coding sequence TTGGAAATTAAAGATTTGCAAGATGGAATGAAAAGAGTCGAAGTTGAAGCAACAGTTGTTATGAAAAATCCCCCCCGTCAAGTCCAATCCCGCTACAAGGACGAAACCTACACGGTGGCAGATGTCATCGTTGAAGACACCAGCGGTACCATCAAACTAACCCTGTGGAACGAACAAATCGACCAAGTCCAAGAAGGCGACAAAATCAAAATAGAAAACGGTTACATAACCAGCTTCAAAGGCGAAATCCAACTCAACGTTGGAAAATACGGCAAACTAACCGTCCTCTAA
- a CDS encoding DUF2096 domain-containing protein codes for MRQKATSQILEDLLVELQHKNVTIPENIINNLRSARSLMNVVEASQNTRGEVPVKIDEYLSSVEAYLVTEAGKTWDGEKIDSWLRKLEVANCDACATTIIEPRKDNRFVTGVPRDQKWVRVEAIAEIPLEKLEQLATENKLQFREENTKQLVVYGSQDDIKQFIKTMTQQTPKK; via the coding sequence ATGCGCCAAAAGGCTACCTCTCAAATTCTTGAAGACCTGCTCGTTGAGCTCCAACACAAAAACGTCACAATCCCCGAAAACATCATCAATAATTTGCGTTCGGCAAGAAGCCTCATGAATGTTGTGGAAGCAAGCCAAAACACCCGCGGCGAGGTTCCCGTGAAAATTGACGAGTACCTAAGCAGTGTGGAAGCGTATTTGGTAACGGAGGCAGGCAAAACGTGGGATGGCGAAAAAATTGATTCGTGGCTAAGAAAACTTGAAGTAGCAAACTGCGACGCATGCGCAACAACAATTATAGAACCCAGAAAAGACAACCGTTTCGTCACGGGCGTCCCTCGAGACCAAAAATGGGTACGCGTAGAAGCCATCGCCGAAATACCCCTAGAGAAGCTAGAACAGCTCGCAACGGAGAACAAACTGCAATTCCGCGAAGAAAACACCAAACAACTCGTCGTCTACGGCAGCCAAGACGACATCAAACAATTCATAAAAACCATGACCCAACAAACACCCAAAAAATAG
- the wtpA gene encoding tungstate ABC transporter substrate-binding protein WtpA, producing the protein MKMKQKYAVFAVVFAVVLLSATYFFISSNFSGNEPKRVLTVYCATSLMYPLAHVEESFEAAHPNVDVQVEGHGTIQVIRHVTEMHHDIDVLLAADYSLIPNMMYQATIPGTDESYADYYVRFATNELVLAYLDSSRGANEINESNWYEILMRPEVQIGFANPQLAAMGYRTLSAVQLAQDYYNSPTLFHDLITANMEPPINSVPNGENQTIIIPEVQEPKTDKLFLRSSEVDLIGLLQTCYADYCFLYLSNAIQYGFEYIELPDEINLGAPQFQDTYEKIQLVYRHQRYSTVSLDRSSEVIYYGLTIPKNAPNQDLAEEFIEFLLDGQGRTDFAQDQHPIFAPCYTDNLNAVPESLKHIVVPEG; encoded by the coding sequence ATGAAGATGAAACAAAAATACGCTGTATTTGCTGTAGTCTTCGCGGTGGTTCTTCTCTCCGCCACCTACTTTTTTATTTCAAGCAACTTTTCGGGTAACGAGCCTAAACGTGTGTTGACGGTTTATTGCGCAACCAGCCTCATGTACCCGCTGGCGCATGTGGAGGAAAGCTTTGAAGCCGCGCACCCAAACGTGGACGTACAAGTTGAAGGACACGGCACCATACAGGTAATTCGGCACGTAACCGAGATGCACCACGACATTGACGTGTTGTTAGCTGCGGATTACTCGCTAATACCTAATATGATGTACCAAGCCACTATTCCAGGCACGGACGAGAGCTACGCAGACTATTATGTACGCTTCGCAACCAACGAGTTAGTTCTCGCGTACCTTGACAGCAGCCGAGGAGCAAACGAAATCAACGAGTCAAACTGGTACGAAATCCTAATGCGCCCTGAAGTTCAAATCGGATTTGCCAACCCCCAACTAGCCGCCATGGGTTACCGCACTTTGAGCGCGGTTCAACTCGCACAAGACTACTACAACTCCCCAACGCTGTTTCATGACCTCATAACCGCCAACATGGAACCTCCTATCAACTCGGTGCCCAACGGAGAAAACCAAACAATCATCATCCCCGAAGTGCAAGAACCCAAAACAGACAAGCTGTTTTTGCGCTCCAGCGAAGTTGACCTAATTGGGCTGCTTCAAACATGCTACGCCGACTACTGCTTCTTGTATCTTAGCAACGCCATCCAGTACGGCTTCGAATACATCGAACTCCCAGACGAAATCAACTTAGGCGCACCCCAATTCCAAGACACCTACGAAAAAATCCAGCTCGTCTACCGCCACCAAAGATACTCCACCGTCTCGCTTGACCGCAGCAGCGAAGTAATCTACTACGGCTTAACCATACCCAAAAACGCCCCCAACCAAGACCTAGCCGAAGAATTCATAGAGTTCCTCTTAGACGGACAAGGCAGAACAGATTTTGCACAAGACCAACACCCAATATTTGCACCCTGCTACACCGACAACCTAAACGCGGTTCCTGAAAGCCTAAAACACATAGTTGTTCCCGAAGGATGA
- a CDS encoding metallophosphoesterase, whose product MRTNVVGTRIFVLLLVAAALMPIQATAQTQTNSQAPTPLDAALDAQVTQTEGNFSVIWITDTQYLTEKYPTYYDSLCRWIVKNQEKYNAKMVIHTGDLVQTEGNLTQWEYANHSMSLLLDAGIPYCWDAGNHDFNQTCWVGNQYAAFDPENFATQPYWIGSNGDGRSTAVHFTVDDHDFLIVNLEYLADNDALDWANELLDAYPQSHAIAATHFYLNRTGNYENWAENFRQTVLATHSNVFLTLSAHVHPLANSGLRNQVGDRHELLFNRQDKDNYIGAASLRILTFNIEEQFVDVKTFYIYANTFIVDEYNQFTLQTNFRNDLAPEEEAAIPEIPNAAVLVLLIAGVTAALFVAKPKLKQKPSSSAAV is encoded by the coding sequence TTGAGGACGAACGTTGTTGGAACCAGAATCTTTGTTTTGTTGCTTGTTGCAGCCGCATTGATGCCGATTCAAGCTACAGCCCAAACGCAAACCAACTCACAAGCACCCACACCGTTAGATGCCGCTTTAGATGCGCAGGTAACCCAAACCGAAGGAAACTTTAGCGTAATCTGGATAACAGACACCCAGTACCTAACAGAAAAGTACCCCACCTACTACGATAGCCTGTGCCGCTGGATAGTTAAGAACCAAGAAAAATACAACGCGAAAATGGTTATCCACACGGGCGATTTGGTCCAAACTGAAGGCAACCTAACGCAGTGGGAATACGCTAACCACTCTATGAGCCTGCTGCTGGACGCAGGCATTCCCTACTGTTGGGACGCGGGAAACCACGATTTCAACCAGACCTGCTGGGTAGGCAACCAGTACGCCGCTTTTGACCCCGAAAACTTTGCAACACAGCCTTACTGGATAGGCAGCAACGGGGACGGACGAAGCACGGCGGTTCACTTCACCGTAGACGACCACGACTTTTTAATTGTCAATCTTGAATACCTCGCCGACAACGACGCCTTAGACTGGGCAAACGAGCTTTTAGATGCTTACCCCCAATCTCACGCCATAGCAGCAACACACTTTTATTTGAACCGAACAGGCAACTATGAAAACTGGGCAGAAAACTTTCGCCAAACCGTTTTGGCAACACACTCCAACGTGTTCCTAACCCTTAGCGCACATGTTCACCCCTTAGCCAATTCAGGTCTTAGAAACCAAGTAGGCGACCGCCACGAACTGCTCTTTAACCGCCAAGACAAAGACAACTACATAGGAGCCGCAAGCCTGCGCATTCTCACGTTCAACATAGAAGAGCAATTCGTAGACGTGAAAACATTCTACATCTATGCTAACACGTTCATAGTTGACGAATACAACCAGTTCACGTTGCAGACAAACTTTAGAAACGATTTAGCTCCTGAAGAAGAAGCGGCAATCCCAGAGATTCCAAATGCGGCGGTTCTGGTACTGCTAATTGCAGGTGTCACAGCCGCACTGTTTGTAGCCAAACCAAAACTAAAACAAAAACCTAGCAGTTCTGCAGCTGTTTAA
- a CDS encoding CoA pyrophosphatase has protein sequence MLNAQVVEELSKVLKPFAGNQDASAAVALMIKPTKEDLEFLLVKRVQNPHDPWSGHMALPGGKRDLNDADLLETVVRETFEETGIDLRGGRLLGVCSVVCSERRPDMWVLPFVFLVKGEPQVKLSRGELETFVWASCGRLEESRGTACVGAREVCAFVLGENVVWGLTYRILDEFIQTIKRLLKTQKL, from the coding sequence GTGCTTAACGCCCAAGTAGTAGAGGAACTGTCCAAGGTGCTCAAGCCTTTCGCGGGTAATCAAGACGCAAGCGCAGCCGTAGCACTCATGATCAAACCCACCAAAGAAGACCTTGAATTCTTGCTGGTAAAACGCGTCCAAAACCCCCACGACCCTTGGTCGGGGCACATGGCGCTTCCAGGTGGAAAACGAGACCTCAACGATGCAGATTTGCTAGAGACGGTGGTGCGTGAGACGTTTGAGGAAACAGGCATCGACCTGCGCGGCGGTAGACTGCTTGGGGTTTGTTCGGTGGTTTGTTCTGAGCGGCGACCTGATATGTGGGTTTTACCGTTTGTTTTTTTGGTGAAGGGCGAGCCGCAGGTGAAGTTGAGCCGTGGCGAGCTGGAAACGTTTGTTTGGGCGTCCTGTGGGCGACTTGAAGAGAGCAGGGGTACTGCTTGTGTGGGGGCGCGTGAGGTTTGCGCGTTTGTTTTGGGGGAAAACGTGGTGTGGGGCTTGACGTATAGGATTCTTGACGAGTTCATCCAGACCATTAAGCGTCTGCTAAAAACGCAAAAACTATAG